From the Conger conger chromosome 13, fConCon1.1, whole genome shotgun sequence genome, the window TTGATGCTAGCCCAGCGGGGCTCGTTCTCCCCGCAGTCACAACATTGCCGGTTCCCCAGCCCCTGGAGGGCCACGCCCAGGACAGCAGACTGAGGGATGCGGGGTGGAGGCTGAGGGTCGGGGCAGGCAGGCTTATCTGTAGGCtgggaacgagagagagagagagacagtataGTGCGTTTCAGCACCAGTGTGCCTGTCTCAGTGTGCAAGGGTCCTGGTAGGCCCAGGTGTATGTCTCAATACCAGCGTGCCTTTCCCACGGTGCATCTCAGGGGGAATATCTAAGGGTCCTCTTACCGAAGGCTGTTGGGATTCCACCTTCTGGCGGTAGGCCATGTCGATGCTGCCCTGGACAGCGCTGATCCAGGCTTGCCTCAGCTCCTCAGAGTCTGCCTGCAAGGAGCAGCTCCTGAGGGGTGTTTACATGCAGTTTGTCATTAATTTATCCAATACACCACGGTATGCATTTGTTTACATGTAAAATCATTACACCAGTCATTTTTCTCTAAACCCAAGTGTTATTTTCCCCCTGTAAATAACTTATTTTCACATATATCAGGAATTCAACTAAAATATCTTTTCAGATTTTAGTTGATTTGGGTTTCGCGTTTATTCGTATTTTAGATTTACTCATAGTTTAGtcctgttttatttctgttcctTTCAGTATTCTAATTTGAAAAttctactattattattgtgctATTGTGCTTTCTTGCGAATAAATGTTATAGTGGTCAAGATGCAAAGATactaaaaaaacatattccttAGCCACATGAATCACAATCACTACACATATGCCGCCTTTACAAATGTAGGGCTCCTTACTTCTGAACAGACACAACCTCAAAACAGAAGCGACGATCAATGCTGTCCAGAGACTTCACAGCACATAGTCTGAGGTCATCAAACAAGACCTTAACTTCCTCCTATAGAGAAATATCAATAAACAACACATCAATCCTGCACACTGCAACTCAATTATTATACATAgagccacagaaacacaaatacacactctcacaaatcAAGAAAGATTTACTTTAACTATCTCAGTAACTGACCAGGACCTACCTTGTGTGATTTGGAATATACCAGTTGATTGTTTTCTATAGAAAACCAGCATCTTAAGCAATGAGGaagaaaaatacagcaaaacagTGAGAAGGGCAAAATCAGTGAAAGAAACAAATCCAGTTAAAGTAGAATGGTCAGTGCAGCTGCAATTTGAAAATACATGCTAATATGCATATTGGAAACAATTggacataaaaacaaacaggatgaaaaatgaaaatcagcaaATTGGAAATTCCTTTTTcaaaacagattaaaaaaagaagaagaaacagaaacagaaacctcttattaaaaacagaaaagcaggGGCCCTGTAAGCATGTTTGTCGTAAAAGTGCTCATGAACAGCCTCAGATTTCTTCTCCACTGACTGACAGATCGCTCCTCTATCACGTACCTCTTCCAGGTTTTGTTTTTCCGGCGGGACCGCTTGAACAGATAGCCTTCGATAGCCACATCGTCACCAGAGCAGCCTGTGACAATCGGCTCCCCCGTGGCATCCTGAAACACAGGATGGGAACGGTTTACTGATGAACAATAATCCCATGACCACTCACTGTAATTAACTGTGGGTCCTGTCCTTCCTAACCAACAGGAAACAGCTGGTGAGACCATCTCAGCAGGAGGTCCTTGGTGTTCTTGACATtcttttattaaatattcagaTGACACGGTCATCCTGAACACATCCAACACGGACGAGAGGCTTCAGTCTGCGGTGGTTACATTCGCTCCCTGGTGTAACCATCTCGATCTGAATGCGTCCAAGACCAAAGAGACGGTCGCAGATTTCAGGCGCTCCTCCAACACCCCATCAACTTTGATGGTGGATAGCCAAACCATTGAGTGGGTGGAAGAGTGTAACTACCTAGGTACTATAATTGACCAGAAGCTCACCAAACCAACCAACGTTGAAAGGATTTTGTGTCAGCAACAGCTTTTtctttctgaggaaagtgcacAAATCTGTCCTTACAGCTTCACTGAATCCGTCCTAAGGTTTGGCATCCTGGCTTGGTTTGAATCTCTGGCTGAGGTGAATCTGACCCCTCTGTTCGAGTGAGTGGGAGACGGTCGAAGTTGAAACTCACTCTCTGTTGGACCAGCAGATGGGtgttctccatctctttcttttTGGCTGTGCACTCCGTGGACAGTAAGGCAAGCTGTACAGAACAAACAAATGTGAACAATTATAAGTTGTGGGAACTGTCCAATCCAAAagcactcctgtgtgtgtgtgtgtgtgagagtgtgtgtgagtgagtgtgtgtgtgtgtgtgtgtgtgtgtgtgccagccccCCACATACTACAGTACACCGAATATAAATACCACTGACCCAACTAGTGTTCCTTCAAACTTGTATGGTATGGTATGATCTGTATGTTTTTTGCTGTGACAGGCGGAAGGCCAGAGAAGACTGCTTTCAAACAGAGGTGGAAGGTGCTTGGCAGGCCCTACCCGAGAGGCCATGGTCTTCATCGTGGGCTCCAGGTCCTTCAGTAGGTCATAGCCCTGGTGGAAGAAGGTGTACTGGGCATGGAAGtaggaaaaaatctgaaacgaCAAAGGACAATATTCTCCTATATACTCCACCTGAGTGAGTGTCACATCCTGTGCTTACAAAATGGCCAGAAGAGCCACAAAGCAAATATTAATCTAATTTAAACATGCATGAATTACAAGGCAAACTGTGTGCACTATTTACACCTCAGATTAAAAGATGATTTATTGACAGTTACCGCCCATGGAAAACAGactaatgtagtttgttcaaACCAGAATGTCCACCATACTACAATAATATCATATACTGTAGTTCATAGTTCAATGGACAGTTCACAAATGGTCAGTAGCATTTACCAAGAAGTAAGGTCAAATAATGTGTCAAGCACAGGCAACCCAAGTAGATCAGTGTTAGTCACAATACTCACAGAGTTTAAGATATCAAGTTTCTGTTGAGCTTTGAAGTTATTCAGCTGTAAGACATGAAAACAAAGAATGCATCACATATTGAGGAATTCACTAAACACATTTGTACgaaaggggcgacatggctctggcagtaagagcagtcgtctggcagtcggagggttgccggttcgatcccccgcccgggctgtgtcgaagtgtccctgagcaagacccccaaaccctaaatgctcctgacgagcgggttggtgccttgcatggcagccaatcgccgtttgtgagtgtgtgtatgaacgggtgaatgagaagcatcaattgtacagcgctttggataaaggcgctatataaattccaaccatttaccatttttaacCATTTACAGCTTTGCAGTTTGTACAATCACCAGCTGGACATGCTCCTGAATACCTGGCTGAGTTTAATAATGTGActccatcagacctgggtcaattataTAATGGTtctggattgaaatacttttctgttcttGACTTATCTTGCCTGGGgcaattgagccaaacaagaAGACAAGAATCCCTGTTCAAATACAGCAATACAAGCTCAGTTATGCTCAATTATGGTCTCTATGGtcaattatgctgatacagtatggatcACATTTGTTGGCTTAATGGCTTTAAGTCaccaagggtccaaggtatcaaatgagccacAAACcgtcatgctgctgccagatatgcagtacaTACTATAAAAATGATTTCTCTCaattaattttcctgttgaactcaaggATTACattttcaggagaaacaattattgtagtatctactgcatatctggcagcagcattacAGTTTTAGGCTCATTTGACACCTTGGGCCCTTCATGACTTAAGGCCATTTgcccaacaaatgtgttccatactgtatcagcataattgaCCATAGAGATCATAGAGATTtaccatagagatccattctaCCACAGAGATCCATTGGGGTAAAAAGATTTACCAAAATtaccatagagatccattcaaatgcaaggaGTTTTAGAATGTAAAACTTtcaggacaacctgaaaataagatatccagactctgataatgttgatgggtcacagacatcaggaagtcatggtatgcaaaggatatgcaaccaaatacaacatatgactcttttatttgacattttgttaatttgtctcaaacattgaaatggcagacaaaatataaaaagtgctgtaattactacatggtgaaaccaaaatatataaaaataccctttaataaaagctctgagtctggactttgaccacgtatgaattgcttgattacaaattaTAAAATCAGAAAAAGAGAAGGTGACtccaaacttttgaacggtagtgtatATAACCTCAGTATCATCTTCATGTACTTGAGGGCAGTTGTTGGTGTAGGCTGCAGTTGCATGTAGGTAGTAAGTACCTGCAGGCAGTAGTCAAGGGCAAAATGCTGGTAGCACTTGCGTGTAGCCAGAAGCAGATGACTGGCTCTCTCTGCATCAGTGGTTTTATGGCGAGGAGTCTGACCGTTCTTCACTGCAGCCAGCTCCAGGTCCTCCCCGATCCTCACAAACTCCTTCCGTGTCTCTCGAACCTGAGGCAGGAACCTGAAAGGGCAAACGGGTGTCATCTGAACGGCTCACCCCAGGCTAGCTAATATCACTGTACGTTTCATAAAATCACCAACCTCTTTTGTGGAGAACAAGTGCTGAACATTCATTCCTCAGTACTGAACATTCATTTGAACCCAAAAGCAGTGAGACAAAGAACAGAAACAATGTACTGTGATTATGAATGTGAATGCACTGCAACAGACCATAGTCTGCATATTTTCCAATTCAGAGAAAAACTGCTGCTACAGCCAGTGTCTTGACTcccaaatattgaaataaagacTATCCGGCACCAGTCTAAGCTCATCTAAAAGAGTGTTCTCAGTATGGGACATGAAAAACTATAGCCAGGCTCTATAAAGAGACTACACATCGTGAAATTCTGGAGCACTTGCAGTTAAGCCTGTTTATTAAATAACAGATTGATGTTTCGACTTGGCATCTGCCTGCCGTTGTTGACTCCAAGGAAGAAGGCAAGTCGAAACTTCAGCCTGTTATTTAATAAACctgcttaatttaatttgtgtttcaATCTGGGTAGTCTCTATGAAGAGACCGGGTATAGTTTTATACTCGGTTACTTTTCAagtgctgtctgtgtgagcaCATTAATGCTCATTACAAATGAAAGCTTTGTTCCGTCTGCACACGCTGCTCCTTACTGTTCTGCCTGCTTTTCTCATTAGTCTTGTGATCCTCCACTGTGTTCCCACACCCTGAGTCAAAACATACAGTGATGCTGAGGGGTGCAGTCAATGCAGACCCGCCCCTCTTCCCCCATTTTACAGGCCTGCTCATATGGAAGGGATCTGCTGGTTAAACCAGGAGAGCAAACTACACGGCACAGTAAAGATTACCTTACATTTAATACATTCCTGAAATACAGACGTGATCTTAACACCTGAGTCATGCTGGCTGCCAGTGTCCCTTTAGTATCCTATCATCTTAGAACTTGGAAACATCTAAACAGTTTAGTAACAGACTCTAGTGCCACCCAGGACCCAGGTCAGTAGCCAGTCGCTTGCACGATCTCCCGGTCACCACTGCCGGCTCACCCGTCGCCGGTGCTGGCTAATCAGTCGCTGTATCATTGGCATGGGCGAGTAGCCGCCCTCAGCCTCTCATACATCACGTTTCTGGCACGAATCAAGTGCCATAGCAGGGAAGCAAACCCACAACCTGTGTTTTACATTGCCCGTTACCTAACACTAGCATTGCTAACTGCTTCTGCAGTAATATTGACTGCCGCAGTACAACAGGTGACATAAAATTGATacataataacaaaatatgagaagtgtgtgtatgcaaatgtGGTAAATTCAAGTGCGAAACATACTGTGTGAGAAGATTGCTCATCTGTTGGACGATGGCTCTTTGTGTCTGGTCAAACAACATCTGCAATTAAAGAAAAGGATGAAAAAACTAAATTCAAGAACCGATACTCATTTATACACAAATACGTAGCGCGGCAAAAATACAAGGCAACTACATGTTTTAATAGCTAGTGGCACATTACCAAGTTTGGAAAAGCCCAGTTAACAGCACTGCTTTCCAACAAAGTTGAAATCAAGATTTAAGATTCATACATTCAGTATGCAACAACCTCTCCCCAACTCATACaactctattattattatttgtgtaaacAGATTTTGTGCATGCCTATGCATTTAATTTTTGCCTTGTCAAGTATATGAGTGTTGCAACTATGAATAAGAAAATTCATATACTAAGAACATAAATTATGCAACAATGAATATGGACACACTACCACAGATTGTAGTTTGCATATTTCCACATTCAGCTGCCCTGTAGCAGTCACATTAGTAGATGGGTTTTGATATTGGACAGTTTCCAAGTACTGCCTGGAGGCATGTACAGATACATTGGGCACATATTAATAAAACATGTATAATTACAGAAATGGATGACTGAATAAGGATTTGACAATCATATCATGGATTTGAGGGGGTACAGGATGGTAAGGATTTGAGGGGGCACCAGGTGGGGGTAAGGTTTTGGGGGCACACAGGGTGATAAGGGTTTGAGGGGGCACAGGGTGATAAAGGTTTGAGGGGCCACAGGGTGATAAGGTTTTGAGGGGGCACCAGGTGGGGATAAGGTTTTGGGGGGAGCACCAGGTGGGGATAAGGTTTTGGGGGCACACAGGGTGATAAGGGTTTGAGGGGCCACAGGGTGATAAGGTTTTGAGGGGGCACCAGGTGGGGATAAGGTTTTGGGGGGGGCACCAGGTGGGGATAAGGTTTTGGGGGCACACAGGGTGATAAGGGTTTGGGGGCACACAGGGTGATAATGGTTTGAGGGTGCACAGAGTGGTAAGGGTTTGAGAATGCACATGGTGTTTGTTGCTTAAGGTGATTGGTTGTACTCACAGTGTGGAAGTGAATCATCTCCTGGAGCCCCTGATTAAACTGACCCAGGCAACTCTAAGTAGGGAGGGAAGTGAGAAACAGATCTTAAGTGTGACAGAGACCACAACTAGATATGATGGACTGGATTGGTGAAGATATCCAATCTAAGAGGTATcgaaataaaatattcagtcCCAAAAACCTTCCCCCTACTTTAATAACCCTTCACCTTTCACACCCACCTCTTTACCACAACATCAACCCCCCacccatcaatcaatcaattttttatAACTTTTGCGCTTTTTACTAAGGGCCTGTGTCACAAAGcaactttacagagaaaccgggccAAGACCAAGAGtacacctagggcaacagtggtaacaggaagaaaccttgagcagaacctgactcagtaggagAACTGATTGAAGAATTGAAGTTCTCCCCTACCATGATGCTGCTGTCCTGTCGATGGTATGTGGAGAACTCCATCAGCCCGGTGAGAAACTGCTCATTGGCGGTGTTGTATGCTTGTCCTGCCTCAACCATCCGACTGCACAACTTCATCACCTGAAAGGCAAGACACGTCCATTAATACAGCCGCACTGTAGAACGGTCCAACACCCAAATCCCAGTCAACACCCATTTCTCACCTTCTCCACCCGACCCTCCAGATCCGTCACTTCACTCTCACACTGGTCCACTGCCAATCTGTGAAACAGGCCCAAGAGGTCTCACACATATTGCTGATGTGCTATTGCCGGGACAAACTAAATTGTAATGTCCCACGACGCTGATCACACAAGTTAAATTAGGAAGTTAATTTGTCACCTTAGCTAGCTGTAGTGTTTATTCATACAAACCTGAACGTCGGCGAGTCTCTGATGCATTCCTCAAAGTCCAGAAAATAATCCATCTGCTTAAATTGACGTTACTGCACTGCAGTGCGAATGTGAACCGGTATCTGTACAATACCAAGCGAGTGCCCTAGCTAATGCCCAGTGTTTATCAAGTAACAGTCGCAAGGTACGTATAGACAGCTAAAAACCGATCAATGTACAAGCTAACGGTAAATGAACAAGGTAGCTTGCTACTTTAGCAAattaaccaaaacacacacgaaTTGCTGTGCCAAAAACATATCTGTTACATAATTAGCGGTAggggctagccagctagcttgaATATTTGTCCAGAAAACAGAGACTTTTTATAGAACAACGTTAGCCTATTCGAGTTAGAGCTCGCTACCCTTCTATATCCTGTGATCTTTTTGCAAATAATAAACAGCTGGTAAAGGAACTCATGCAGCGATTAAAAACGAGTGAGTCGACTCATATCGCGTGTAACGGAATCCCAAATGTGACAGCTAGAATTACGTAGCTACCGTTTCCTTGATAACGCGTTACCACCAGCTACCATACGGTTAGCTAGTTGGTCCAATGAAAATTTCATTGAAATACAATGTTCGCATCTGAAAAAAATCGCTAGCTTACGTTAGGAATTTAATTTATGAGCTTGCCCAGTTTTGACTTATCAAGCTATAACGTTTATACGTATCCACAAATagctaataaatagctaataacgTCAGAGTTCCAGGTGTAGTCCACGGAACGATGACTGTTGTCTATGTATACGCAAGGTGGCGAATAACTCCATTGAAATGTATCGTACGGAGATCTCAAGCCAATAATGCCCAAATCGTTTGTTCGGAACTGgaaaaaacaatgcattcaCTTTATCCGTTCGTAAAACGCTATTGCCAACAATCTGTCACCTTCTAATCCAGTTGTCTTTATTCTGGACCAGCGAAATTAGTATTGTATCGATCAATCCGGTTTGCTGGGGACTCAATGACCAGTAAAATAAGCTTCCGGTCGAaaggtttcaaaataaaagctatGCTACTGGTTTGGGTTTGCTTACGTGTTCTAGATCGAAAGTAATTGTACCCCATCATTATTCTAGTGATAGGCGACTCAACAGGTTTGCCACACTGAAGGATGGATAATATCTCCGTCAAATAACATAAACTCAgttagaaaagtatttttttatttctgaggCAAAAAATCATATCAAACATGAGACAATGAAGAAACTGTTCAGTCATACTATTTGACTTCAGGAACgtattagaaaattagaaagttCCATATTCTGTTGACATATGGTTATTTTAGGCAGGGCAAACAATGTTAACAGGTGGACAGGCAGTTGGGTTGACTTATTAACAAGTGGATGGAAGGAGGGGTGGGCATACAGACAAAGACAGGTAAAGCAGTGGAAAGAGGAGTAGTTCTTCAGAAGTGAATGGACACCACGATGACGGTAACATTATCAGCACAACCGCGTCGCACTGCCTCATTGGCCAGTCGCTGACATGCTGCTTCAAATCGCCCCTCCTCTGCAGTCTGTCCTTCCTTCACCTCGACAGTCATATCCTGTGTGGAAAGAGCAGTGTGAGTCAACATCTCAgtcttacacagacacacaccacaacccaacccaaccccacacacacagacacacacacacacacacacacacacacagcaaacagaaTCAATATACATTGCACTAAACACTGAAGGAGGGCATATCCTACCTGCAAGACAGAGTGGACAAATCTCACAGCTTCCTCAGCTGTAAAC encodes:
- the zgc:162872 gene encoding BAR_ACAPs and ArfGap_ACAP domain-containing protein; its protein translation is MDYFLDFEECIRDSPTFRLAVDQCESEVTDLEGRVEKVMKLCSRMVEAGQAYNTANEQFLTGLMEFSTYHRQDSSIMSCLGQFNQGLQEMIHFHTMLFDQTQRAIVQQMSNLLTQFLPQVRETRKEFVRIGEDLELAAVKNGQTPRHKTTDAERASHLLLATRKCYQHFALDYCLQLNNFKAQQKLDILNSIFSYFHAQYTFFHQGYDLLKDLEPTMKTMASRLALLSTECTAKKKEMENTHLLVQQRDATGEPIVTGCSGDDVAIEGYLFKRSRRKNKTWKRCWFSIENNQLVYSKSHKEEVKVLFDDLRLCAVKSLDSIDRRFCFEVVSVQKSCSLQADSEELRQAWISAVQGSIDMAYRQKVESQQPSPTDKPACPDPQPPPRIPQSAVLGVALQGLGNRQCCDCGENEPRWASINLGITVCIECSGIHRSLGVHLSKVRSLTLDSWDPEQLKLLCILGNDVINGIYEAQCADQGRVKPHPESLRQEKELWIKEKYVEKKFVKGAALTHTDAEVTDTEASDRGRNAPGRCLYQAAQCGDLVSMATALAQGAEVNWSHPEEEGRTALIGAARGGSLQACEFLLQNGANVNYRDQRGHGALHAAATCGHTGQVCLLLKRGANQYAADERGHDPLSIAMETAHADIVTLLRMARMNEEMRDSEGLFGTMGDDETFQDIFRDFSNMASHDPERLSRRQFSRDAGGADSEERN